The following are encoded together in the Fundulus heteroclitus isolate FHET01 chromosome 19, MU-UCD_Fhet_4.1, whole genome shotgun sequence genome:
- the marcksl1a gene encoding MARCKS-related protein 1-A isoform X1, producing MGAQLSKGGVEVEGKAADPAAAKANGQENGHVKTNGDVSAKPDGEVAAADGNGTAEPAKEGEAGAGDAIEPAPAAEGEASKAEGEAAKDAKKKKKFSLKNSFKFKGISLKKNKKGSEEGKEEATSPTTEDKPEENGHAAKEAKEETPAAEAKEDEAAAAPAAEGEAKAAEEAPATEAAPAEEAAAPAEGTTPAASEGEANAE from the exons atggGAGCCCAGTTGTCCAAGGGTGGAGTGGAGGTGGAGGGGAAGGCCGCCGACCCTGCTGCTGCCAAAGCCAACGGCCAG GAGAACGGCCACGTGAAGACCAACGGCGACGTTTCGGCCAAACCCGACGGCGAAGTGGCCGCTGCCGACGGGAACGGTACCGCCGAACCGGCCAAGGAGGGCGAGGCCGGAGCGGGGGATGCCATCGAGCCCGCTCCGGCCGCCGAGGGCGAGGCCTCCAAGGCGGAGGGCGAGGCTGCCAAGGatgccaagaagaagaagaagttctcGCTGAAGAACTCCTTCAAGTTCAAGGGCATCTCActgaagaagaacaagaagggCAGCGAGGAAGGCAAGGAGGAGGCCACCTCTCCCACGACCGAGGACAAGCCGGAGGAGAACGGCCACGCGGCCAAGGAAGCCAAAGAGGAGACGCCGGCGGCCGAGGCCAAGGAGGACGAGGCGGCCGCTGCCCCTGCGGCCGAGGGAGAGGCCAAGGCTGCGGAGGAGGCCCCGGCGACAGAGGCCGCCCCGGCCGAGGAAGCCGCCGCCCCCGCCGAGGGCACAACACCTGCAGCCTCCGAGGGCGAGGCCAACGCAGAGTGA
- the marcksl1a gene encoding MARCKS-related protein 1-A isoform X2, whose product MGAQLSKGGVEVEGKAADPAAAKANGQENGHVKTNGDVSAKPDGEVAAADGNGTAEPAKEGEASKAEGEAAKDAKKKKKFSLKNSFKFKGISLKKNKKGSEEGKEEATSPTTEDKPEENGHAAKEAKEETPAAEAKEDEAAAAPAAEGEAKAAEEAPATEAAPAEEAAAPAEGTTPAASEGEANAE is encoded by the exons atggGAGCCCAGTTGTCCAAGGGTGGAGTGGAGGTGGAGGGGAAGGCCGCCGACCCTGCTGCTGCCAAAGCCAACGGCCAG GAGAACGGCCACGTGAAGACCAACGGCGACGTTTCGGCCAAACCCGACGGCGAAGTGGCCGCTGCCGACGGGAACGGTACCGCCGAACCGGCCAAGGAGGGCGAG GCCTCCAAGGCGGAGGGCGAGGCTGCCAAGGatgccaagaagaagaagaagttctcGCTGAAGAACTCCTTCAAGTTCAAGGGCATCTCActgaagaagaacaagaagggCAGCGAGGAAGGCAAGGAGGAGGCCACCTCTCCCACGACCGAGGACAAGCCGGAGGAGAACGGCCACGCGGCCAAGGAAGCCAAAGAGGAGACGCCGGCGGCCGAGGCCAAGGAGGACGAGGCGGCCGCTGCCCCTGCGGCCGAGGGAGAGGCCAAGGCTGCGGAGGAGGCCCCGGCGACAGAGGCCGCCCCGGCCGAGGAAGCCGCCGCCCCCGCCGAGGGCACAACACCTGCAGCCTCCGAGGGCGAGGCCAACGCAGAGTGA